The window CGCCCACTTTAGGCGCTCCCACTCGCCGTCGCCGGCCCGCTCCTCGATCTCGTCGAAAGTCAGCCCCTCCTCGGCGTACTCCCTGACGTCCTCAACGACGTCGAGCGGGTGTTTCTCCTGCTTGTACTGTTCTACTGTATTCATATTGGCCCCTCCAGAGAACCGAGCTGTGTACCTCGAGTCATCAGTGCGACACCGGGGTCGCCCCCGTGCGTGTAACTCAATACACATCACCGACGATCATGTACGTCTCCGTGCCGGACACGACTGCCACCGCCCGCCGCTATCGTCATATGTTACCGGCACCCACGACAGGGCCGGTGGAGTCCAGAGCCCACAGACCCGTCAGTCACCCTACTGCCGGGGTGAAATTACCGCTCGAGGGAGTGTGCGCATCGTCAACACAGATGAAACAGCAGAACCGCAGGACGGGCCCGCTGTATCCGCCTGCGCGCGGCGGCAACAACAGGATTTTATTGCCTCTTCCGGCGAACGGGAGCGAGACATGCCAGCGGGCAGAGACTTAACTCCGGTGCGGGGCACTCGAAACCAATGAGCGGAGACACATGCGAGCGCACGACGGACGAGGAGCGGGACGAAGCGGAGGAGCGAGCACACCTATCGGACGTCGACGACGGCTGCGGCTGCGCCGAGGTCTGGGAGCACCTGTCGGAGGAACGCGAGGCCGCGAGCGAAGCGAGCGGCCTCGACTGAGCGACCGAGAGCGACCGCTAGGAGGCCTCGCACTGAGCGAGCGACGAAGCCGCGAGCCGCGAAGGAGATGACGCTCTCGACTACTCCTCGGGGAGCAGGCGGTCGACGACCTCCTCGGGGTCGAACGGTTCGAGGTCGTCGTAGTCCTGCCCGGTCCCCAGGAAGAGGATCGGCTTGCCCGTCACGTGGGCGATGGAGATTGCCGCGCCGCCCTGCGGGTCGGCGTCGGCCTTCGTGAGGACGGCGCCGTCGACCTCCGCGGCGTCGTCGAACTCGCGGGCGCGGTTGACCGCGTCCTGGCCCGCGACCGACTCGTCGACGAAGATGGTCATGTCCGGATCGATGACCCGGTCGATCTTCTCCAGTTGCGCCATCAGGTCGTCGGAGGTGTGCAGGCGGCCGGCGGTGTCGCCCAGCACGACGTCGACGTCGTTGGCCTCGGCGTACTCGACGGCGTCGTAGAGCACAGCGGCCGGGTCCGAGCCCTGCTCGTGGGAGATCAGGGTCCGGTCGAGGTTGTCCGCGTGCTTCTGGAGCTGCTCGTTGGCGCCGGCCCGGTAGGTGTCGCCGTTGGCCAGCACCGTCGAGATGCCGTGGTTCTCCAGCCGCTCCGAGAGCTTCGCGATGGTCGTGGTCTTGCCGACGCCGTTGACGCCGGTGAACACGATGGTGACCGGCTTGTCGGCCTCGGCGATGCGCTCCTCGAAGTCGAACTGGCCGACGCTGATCACGTCGTACAGCGCCTCACGGAGCGCGTCCTGGACGAGGTTGCCGGTGCTCTCCAGCCGACGGCGGGTCTCGCCCACGAGGTTCTCCTTCACGCCGTCGAGGATCTCCTGGGCGACCCCCATCTCCACGTCGCTGGACAGCAGCGCCATCTCGAGGTCGTCGAGGTGGTCGTCGAGGTCGTCCTCGTCGATGACGGACTTGCCCGTCGCGAGGACCTTGGCGCGCCCGAGGACGCCGCGGCCGCCGTCGTCGTCTTCCTCGTCGGCGCCCGCCTCGGACGCCGCGTCTTCGGCGTCGGCGTTGGCGTCGGCCTCGGACGCTGCGTCTTCGGCGTCGGCGCCCGCCTCGTCGGGCTTTGCCTCGGCGTCGGACGCGGCGTCGTCCTCGACGTCCGGCTCGGTCGCCGCGTCGGGCTCCGGTTCGGCTCCGGGGGCCGGCTCCGCCTCGGACTCGGTCGCTTCGGCGGCGGCTTCCTCGTCCGTCGGTTCCTCCTCAGCCGCCTCCTCGGCAGCCTCGGCGGCCTCCTCGTCCACGTCCTCCTCGACGTCGGACGTGAAACTGCCGAGCTTGTCTTTCAGTCCGTCGAACATGTCGCTCCCTTACTCGTCGCCCTGCTCTTCCTGCTGCATCATCTGCTGCATCTGCTGTTGCTGCATCTGCTGGGCCTGCTGCTCCAGCTGCTCCTTCTCGGACTCCAGCTCCGCGATCTGGGACTCGAGCTCCTCGATCCGGTCGTCGATGGTGTCCTTCTTGGTCTCGAGGCTGTCGACGGCGCCGTCCTGGTCGCGCTCGGCGGAGTAGCCGCCGCCCAGCGAGACGACGATCTCGTCGATGTCGGCGATCTCGGCGCGGGCGTAGGCGTCGCCGCCCAGCGGCACCTGCACCGTCGCGCCGGACTCGAGGGTCCCGATGGCCTCGATGGCCTCGTCGATGTCGGTCTGCTCCTCGCGCAGGCTCTCGATCTCCTCCTCGACGGCCTCCTGCTCCTGTTCGATCTGCTCGATCTCCTGTGCGACCTGCTGCATCTGGCCGCCACCGCCGCCGCCACCCAGGCTCATGCTTCCACCTCCTCGACTTCGATCTGCGTGCGCTTGAGGTTGTGCTGGGAGCCGAACTCGGCGTAGGTGCGCTCCTCGGCGACGTCCTCGTTCGGTGCGTCGACGCCGGTCTCGAATGCCTGCCAGCCCTCTCGAGCCTCGAACGAACCCGTCACAGTATACTCGGTCATGTGTTCTCGTGCGGCTGGGGCAGGGAAGTATCTTCCGTCTCCCGGTCTCGCGCCTGCTCGGCCGTTTCGCAGCGAAAACCCGGGGACTGGAGCCCGTCGTCCGCCAACGAGGGCCGCTCGTTCAGCAAGCGCTCTCGCGAGCGAGACCGGCTCGCGTCCGCGGAGCGAGTGACGACGACAACGGCAACCACGACATCGACTACGCGGATCTGGTCGACCTCTTCGAGCGGGTCTGAAAGTCGACGGGAGAACAGCGGCGCGCCGGATCAGTCGATGTAGCCCAGCGCGTCCTCGATGCGGCCCAGTTCCGGGCCCGTCGTGTCCCGGCCGACGACGTAGCCGGCGTCGTTGGCCAGCAGGCCCGAGCCGACGAGCGGCGCGCCGTAGTTGACCGTCCCGATGTCGGCGGGAACGCCCAGCAGCTCCTCGAGGGCGTCGAGTTCGGGGTCGGTGGCCTTGGGGTGACAGAGCACCCCGCGGTCGGTCGTGACGGCGGCGGTGCCGACCGTCTCGACGTCGGCCAGCGTCCCGCGCTCGACGGGGACCTCGAGGGCGTCCTCGACGGCCTGAACGGCCTCCCGCGAGAGGTCGGCGTGGACGTACGCCCCCGCGTCGTTGCAGAGGACGACGTTGCCGGCGGCGTTGATCCGCCCCGGCAGTTCGTACACCGGCAGGTCCACGGCCTCGGCGATGCGCTCGCGCTCCGTCTCGCGGACGCGACTGGAGACCAGCAGGCCGTTCTCGTTGCCCGTCGCCAGCGCGCCGACGGTGCCGGACCCGCCGACGGTCGTCGGGACGACCGGGACCTCCAACTCCGCCTCGAGGTCCGCGGCGAGGTCGTCCTCGACGTCGGGACGGACCAGCAGGCACTGGTCGGTCGCGCGCGCGAAGACGCCGACATACGCCGAACCGGAGAAGGCCGCGCGGAGCAAGATTCTACGCCGTCTCTGCTTCGACGACGCTCTCGCCCTCTTCGTCGAAGCGGGCGGCCCGGACGCGGAGCTTCCGCGGCGGGTTCGAGCGGCCCCGCTCCCAGATGGCCTCGTTGATCGAGGGGTCCAGGCGGATGGCGTCCTCTTCGACCGCGAAGTGCTTGGCCAGGTGCTGGCGGACGATGGACATCGCCCTGTCGGCCCGCTCCTGGCTCGGCGCCGCGTTCGCGTCGCGGAGCGGAACCGTGACGACCCGCTCCTCGAAGTCGCTCGCGCTCATTATTCGTCCGTGCTGCTACGCCGCCAGTTGCGACGCTTGGGGTTGCGCTGCGTTTCGCGGTCCGTCTTGAGGATGACCCACGCCGGGACGCGACTGTTCTGGTTGTCGAGTTTCGCGAGCCGCTGTTTCTTGGCCTTCGACTTCTTACCCATGGTGTAGTGGATTTCCGGGGCGGGGCATAAATGTGTGTTCTTTCGCGAGCGCCGCCGCCCGCGCCGCGTCGACTGCCGATCGATCCCGCCGTGCGCGCGTTATCAGCCGCTGGAATCGGAGGCTGAGAGTTATACCGTGGGAGCCGAGAGAGGGGAGGGATGAGACGGCGGACGCTGCTTCGGTCGCTCGGTGCGAGCGCTGCCGCGTTCGGAGCGGGCTGTCTCGGGCTCGGCGGGGAGGTCGTCGTCAGCGTCCAGCAGAGCGTGCGCGTCCCGGCGGGCGAGGGCTGGAGCCGGGAGCTACCGGACGTGTCCGACTCCGGCGGGGCGATCTCCTACGAGGCCACGTCCGAGGACGAGTCGTTCGACGTCTACCTCTTCCGGGCGGAGCAGTTCCGGTACTACGACGAGTACGTGAAAGGCCGCGACCCGGAGCGGACGCCGAAGGGCATCGAGCAGTTCAGCAAGGTCGCCGTGGAGACCGACGGGGGCGTCTACGAGGCCGCGACCGCGAACGGCGGGGCGCGGGAGTCGCTGGACGCCGCGGGGCCGTACCACTTCGTCGTCGACCACTCGAACTACCGGCTGGGACACCGGATGGACGACCACGCCGACGAGCTGTCGGCGTTCGTCGAGCTCGAACTCGTCGAGGACAGGATCTAAACGAGCGCGAGCGGGACCATCGCCAGGGCGCCGACGAGGGCACCGGCGACGAACTCCCGGCGGCCGCCGCCGGAGAGGTCCCGGCCCCGCTCCAGGGCCTCGGGGACGAACTCGGTGGCGACGAGGGAGACCATCGCGCCCGCGGCGAACCCGAACCCCAGCGGGAGGAGTCCGCGAGCCAGCGAGACGAAGGCGAAGGCGAGCACGGCGCCGACGGGCTGGGGCAGCGAGGAGAAGACTGCCCACCACACCATCCGCCACTCGCCGACGCCGAGCGAGCGCAGCGGGATGGCGACGGCCACCCCCTCCGGGACGTTGTGGATCGAGATGGCGACGGTCATGAACGCGGCGAGGACCGGGAGCGCGACGCCCGCGACGGTCACCGTCTCGGCGTCGGCGAAGCCCAGTTCCGCGAAGGAGACGCCGACGGCGACGCCCTCCGGGAAGCTGTGGACGGTCAGTACGCCGAGGATGAGCACGAGCTTCCGGAAGTCCGCGCGCTCGTACTCCCCGGGGTCGGGGTCGACGCCGTCGACGACCGCGTGGCCGGCGGCGACGAGCGCGACGCCGGCCAGCGCGCCCGGAGCGAGCAGCCAGGCGTCGCCGTAGGCTAGCCCCTCCCGGACCAGTCCGAACAGCGACGCGGCGACCATGATCCCCGAGGCGAGCCCCCACAGCGCGACGTTCCAGCGGTCGTCGAACTCCTCGACCAGGAAGAACGGGAGCGCCCCGACGCCGGTCGCCAGCGCGGTCACCAGCCCGGCCACGAAGACCACCGCGAGGTCCGCTGCCAGCCCCATACCGTCGCTTGCCTGCGGCGACGGGTAAGCCCTCTCGCGAACCTGATCGCTCGGGAGCCCCGATCGACCGTCAGGGTCCTGTCAGCCGTCGATCGGGATCCGCTCCAGCGTCGTGTACTCGGGCCCGTCGCTCCGCAGCACGCTCTCGGTCAGCCGAATCTCCTCGACCCGAAGCGTCCCGACCTCGGGATGGCGCTCACGGACGACCTCCTGGACCAGTTCCTTGCCGCCGGCGTGCTCCATCCGGGCGAGGGTGGCGTGGGGCGTGAAGTCGTGGTCCTCCGGATCGAAGCCCATCGCCGTCATCCGGTCCTCGATGGCCTCGTGGAGGCGCGTCAGTTCCTCGCTGCCCTCCTCGGCGCCGAGCCACACGACGCTGATGTAGTCCAGGCTCGGGAACACCCCCAGCCCGGCGAAGCGGGCCTCGAAGGGGTCGACGCCGGCCTGCTCGACCGCCGCCTCAAGTTCCGTCGCGAGGTCGTCGACGCGGTCGGGATCGGTGTCCCCGAGGAACTTCAGCGTCACGTGGGCCTGCCCGGGATCGGTGACGTTCAGCCCCGACGCGTCGACCAGCAGGTCCTGCACCGCGGCCACCTCGTCGACGAGCCCGTCGAGGTCGACGCTGACGAACAGTCGCTTGCCCATAGCGGCGGTCCGGGCGCCGGCGCCTTGAGTGTTCGACACCGGTGCGCTTTTTTCCGGACTGGGGCCCACATTCATCGACGGCCCGGCAGGCAGCGACGAACCCGGACCCGAGCGGCCGTGACCGGGACGTAGCCCTTAACAGGCCGCCTCGCCAACGGAGGATAATGACTGACCGAGAGCCCGACGACCACGAGTTCTCCTCCGGACAGGGGTTCGACGACCCCTACGAGGGGTTCGACCTGGAGACCCCCGAACTGTCCGTGGACACGGACAAGGTCGACCCCGTCGACTCGCGGGTCCTCACGGACATGCTCGACGAGGACAGCGTCGCCGCCGACGAGGTCGACGCCGAGCAGCTGATCGACGTCGGCGTCTCCTACGTGCACATCAACCGCCACGAGCAGGCCGCGGACACCTTCGAGCGGGCCGCCCGCTTCACCGACGACGAGCGGCTCCAGCAGGAGGCCTGGACCAACAAGGGCGCGGCCCACGCCGAGATGGAGGAGTGGGACGCCGCCGTCGGCGCGTACAAGGAGGCGCTGAACGTCGCCGAGGAGTCCGACCACGCCGCCACGGCCGAGACGAACCTCGCCTACGCCCTCTGGGAGTCCGGCCGCACGGAGCAGGCCCTGGAGCACGCCGAGCGGGCCGTCGAGATCGACCCCCGGTTCGCCGAGGGCTGGTACAACCGCGGGTTCTTCCTGCTTGAGCGCGGCCTGGCCGAGGACGCCGTCAACGCCTTCGACAACGCCATCCGCCTGGGCTTCCGGAACGCGGACATCTTAGAGGAGAAGGCCCGCGCCCTGGAGGAGATGGGCGAGTACGACCGCGCCGAGGAGGTCGCCGAGGAGGCCGAGGAGCTGCGCGAGGAGGCCGAGCAAGAGCTGCTGGAATGATACTCAACGAGCGCGAGACAGAGGAGGGGCTGCTCGTCTCCGTCTGCGACCCCGACGTGATGGGCGAGACCTTCGAGAACGGCAAGGTCTCGCTGACCGTCGACGAGGAGTTCTACGGCGGCGAGGAGGCCGACGAGCAGGCGGTCGTCGAGAGCCTCGCGAAGTGCACGACGGCCAACCTCGTCGGCGAGGAGAGCGTCGCGCTGGCCATCGAACACGGGTTCGTCGACGAGGAGAACGTCCTCGACCTCGACGGGACCCGCCACGCGCAGCTGCTCTGGATGTGAGCACCGCTCTCGCGGCGCCTGCTGCCATCCTGCGGCCGCTGCTTGCCGCTGGAGCTACTCGATTCGCAGCGACCCCAGGTTCCAGCCGCCGGTGAGGACCACCAGCCGAAGCGTGTGCAGGCCGGCCGGGAGTTCGACGGTCGTCCCGGCGGTCTCCCAGTCGTACCACCCGCCGGTGGCGTCGAACGTGACGGCCTTCAGCGGCGTCCGGTCGACCACGACGCCGAACGTGCCGCCGCCGTAGTCGGCCTCCGCGGCGACCCGGGCGCTGACCTCGTACTCGCCCGGCCGCGCGACGTCCACGTCGTAGGCGAGCCACTCGTCGCTCGCGAGCCAGCCGACCCCGCCGTCCTCGGCGATGGGGCCGTCGTCGACCTCGCGGACGTAGCGGTACTCGTGGTAGCTCCCGCCGGAGATCCGTCCGGGGACCTCGTGGCGCTCCCGACCGGGGCGTTCGTCGACGCCGCCCCGCTCGGTTCGGTCGCCCGACGGCTCCGACGGGCCGGTATCGCTGACGCTCCCCCCGTTCTCCCGACCGGTCGAACCCACCATCGTGCTTTTTTCTCATTCGCTATTCCCAATACTTTTTCGGTCGCCGCGATAATGGTACCGGCCCGGCCGCAGTATACTTCGGTTCGCGCGTGTGATGCATCGGTATGTACTCGCGGAACCACCTCCTGCTCTCCGTCGCCGTCGGTGCCGGGGCGGCGTGGCTCCTCGACCTGCCGGTGCCCTGGTGGGCGGCCGTGGCGATCGCCGCCGTGGTGGGCGTCGGGATCGACGTCGATCACTTCCTCGTGGCGCGGTTGACCACCGGTGAGTGGGCGGCCGTGCGACGGGCGCTGGCGAACCCGCGGGCCGTCTTCGTCGACCAGGGCGCGCTCTTCGAGCCCGGCGAGATCTGGCCGATCCAGCGGCTCTGTAGCCACGTGGCGCTGGCGGGGCCGCTGGTCGGCGGCGCCTGGCTGGTCGACGCCGGCCTGGGGCTCCTGCTCGCGGCGGTCCTGTACGCGCACCTCCTCTCGGACCTGCTCTGGGACGTCGCTCGGCTCGACGTCTATCGAGAGCGACACGCGGCGTACGCTGGCGAAGGGAGAGACTGATCCCCCACTCGGCACCGTCGGACCGCACCAGATCCGCGGTACCGCCGGGAGCGCAGCAGGTGTCGTGCCCGTGAGGGGGTCGCCGTCGGTCGGGTTTTCCTGGCGACTCCCGGCACCCCTCCGGGAGATACCGCTACCCTCGCATAAGCATTGTGCTAGTTTTTCATTATCGATATCGCCAGGAGAGGTTTCGGGGAACCGAAATAATGTTCCCCGTCGAGCCCCTCCCTATAGGTAATGGAGCAGAGCGAACGAGACGGGCTAGACGTGGAGCGCATACGGGAGGACTTCCCGATCCTCCAGCGGGAGTTCCGGGGCGAGCAGGTGGCGTACCTCGACAACGCGGCGACGAGCCAGACGCCCGACCAGGTCGTCGACGCCATCGCTCACTACTACCGGCACACGAACGCCAACGTCCACCGCGGCCTCCACCACCTCAGCCAGGAGGCCTCCGTCGCCTACGAGGAGGCCCACGACCGCGTCGCCGAGTTCATCGGCGCCGAGGGCCGCGAGGAGGTCGTCTTCGGCAAGAACACCACAGAAGCGATCAACACCGTCGCGTACGCCTGGGGACTGGCCGAACTGGGCCCCGGCGACGAGGTCGTCCTGACGGAGATGGACCACCACGCCACGCTCGTGACGTGGCAGCAGATCGCGAAGAAGACCGGCGCCGACGTGAAGTTCGCCCGCGTCGACGACGAGGGCTACCTCGATCTGGACCACCTCCGGGAGCTGGTCACCGACGACACCGAACTGGTGGGGGTCCCCCACGTCTCGAACACGCTCGGAACCATCGCGCCCGTCGAGGAGATCGGCGAGATCGCCCACGACCACGGCGCGCTGTACTTCGTGGACGGCGCCCAGTCGGTGCCGCACATGCCCGTCGACGTCCAGGCGATGGACGCCGACTTCTTCGCCTTCTCCGGGCACAAGATGTGCGGCCCGACCGGCATCGGCGTCCTCTACGGCAAGGAGCACCTGCTGGAAGAGATGCAGCCGTACCTCTACGGCGGCATGATGATCGAGAAGGTCACCTTCGAGGACTCCACCTGGCACGAACTGCCCTGGAAGTTCGAAGCCGGCACGCCACCGATCGCCCAGGGCATCGCGCTGGCGGAGGCCTGCGACTACCTCGACGACATCGGCATGGAGCGGGTCCAGCGCCACGGCGAGCGCCTCGCCGAGTACGCCCACGACAGGCTCTCGGAGTTCGACGACATCACCATCCTCGGTCCGCCGGCCGACGACCGCGCCGCGCTGGTCTCCTTCAACCTCGACGACGTCCACGCCCACGACGCCTCCGAGATCCTCAACGACTACGCCGTCGCCGTCCGCGCCGGCGACCACTGCACCCAGCCGCTGCACGACAAGCTCGGCGTCCCCGCCTCTACCCGCGCCTCGTTCTACGTCTACAACACGAAAGAGGAAGTCGACAAGCTCGTCGCCGCCCTCGACGACGCACGGCAGCTGTTCGCGTAGAATTATGCCTCACTTTCCCTGACGACGTATCTATCCACTTTCCTATCGTTCACGGTCCAGCTACGGCCGTTCCCGCCCGGGTTTATGTCACACTCTGGCAAACTCCGTGATCCGGGTACACCATGTCAGACCAGGACACGGAAGACTTCATGATCCTCCGAGCGCTGGACGAGCCGATCACCGAGGAGGAACTACAGGCGGCGGGCGAGGAGTCCGGAGAGGCCCTGAAAGCGCTCCGCGAGGACGGAGTCGACATCGAGTGGGTCGAGTCGGAGGTGCTCACGGACGAGGACGGGCAAGTGACGGGGACGTTCTGTCACTACCGGGCCGAGGACGAGGACGCGATCCGGGAACACGCCGATCGGGCCGGCCTCCCCGCCACTCGCATCGATCGTCGCGGGGAACCGCTCGACGGTGAGTGACGCGCGGTCGGCGGAGGCCCACAGCGCGCCGTCATCGCCTGGAACGTAAGTGTCTGAAGGCCGTCACTACCGGTATGGCGGCCGACGACACGCTCACGTCCGCGGACATCGAGGACAGGATACAGCAGCTCGGTCGGTTCACCCGGCTCCTGAAGGCGGGATTCGGAATCATCCTTGCCGCCTTCCTGCTCGCCGTCGCCGGTAGCCTCCCGGCCAACCTCGACAGCGTCGCCAGCGCCGTCGACGCGGTCCTGCTGCCGCTGATCTTCGTCGGTATGGGCCTGCTGCTCTTCGGTATCGGTATGCATCTGCACATCATGCACCTGAACCTCGTGCGACAGCTGCGCGATCAGGACGAGTAGTGATCGAGCGACGGTCCGGGCGGGGAGAACGGGTGATGCCCGTCGGAAAGCGTCCTCAGTACTCGCCAGCGGGCGCGACATCCCCCTGGTCGATCGGATCCTCGAGATCGCCCATGATGGCCTCGAGCATGTCCGTCACGGTCACCATGCCGACGACCGCGCCGTCCTCGATGACCAGCGCCAGCTCCTGGTTCTCCGCCTGGAACTGGTCGACAGCGTCGCTGACGTCGACGTCGGGCGAGAGGGTCATCGGCGGCGCGGCGAGCGCCTCGAAGTCGACGTCGCCCTCGGCCAGCGCCTCCCGCTGGCGGCCCAGGATTGGCGTGTAGACGATGCCCTCGAACTCGGTCAGTTTCTCGCCGATCAGCGGGTACCGCGTGTGGGGGTTCTCGGCCATCCGCCGGAAGTTCTCCTCCGGATCGACCGCCGTCGAGAGGGCGACGATCTCGTCGGCCGGGAGCATCACCTCGCGGACGGGCTGTTCGCCGACGGCCAGCGCGTTCAGCACCTCCTCGCGGCGCTCCTCGGAGACGTCGCCCTCCTCGAGGACCGACCCGACCCGGTTCCGGAGGTCGGCGCGGGACTCGATGACGTCCTCCTCGGTCTCCAGCCACGCGCCCGTCATCTCGACGCCCATCAGTCGCAGCGTCCACTTGGCGACGGCGTCGCCCAGCGTGATGACGGGCGAGATCAGCCTGTGGAACCAGTACAGCGGCGTCGCGCCGTACCGGCACACCGTCCGGGAGCGCTCGACGCCGAGGTACGTCGGCGTCTGCTCGCCGTGGGTCAGGTGGACGAGGTTGATCAGCAGGAAGGCGAGGATGCCGCCGGAGCCGATCGAGGCCAGCACCGTGTTCGCGAAGAGCGGCTCGAAGATGGCCGCCAGCGCCGGCTCGGCCACGATCCCGACGGCGATGCTGGAGGCGGTGATCCCCACCTGGCAGGTGGTGAGATACAGCTCCAGGTCGTGGGTCATCTCCCAGGCGCGGCGGAGCGCGCCGTCGGCGTCGCCGACGAACTCGTCCTCGGTGTACTGGCGTGCGCGAGTCAGTGCGAACTCGATGGCCACGAAGAAGGCGTTGGCCAGGATGAGCCCCACGCCCGCCACGAGTCGCAGCGCCAGCTCCAGGGCGTTCATAGTTCGGGGGTTGTGTGTCGGCCGTCATATACGCGGCGGAACCGACGCGACCGGCGAGCGAGGCGGTGTGCCCGCCCGTCGTCCGCTCCCGGCAGCGGCGCGGCGGCGGGACCGCTCGCACGGCCCGGCCGCTAGTCGGCCCCGCCCCACTGCCACTGCGCCAGTTCGAACTTCTCCTCGACGCGCTCGATGACCTCCTCGAGGGGGGCGCCGCTGGAGTGGGGGTGCTCCTCGGCGAGCCGGTGGGCGCGCCGGAGCCAGTCCCGGGCGGCCTCGTAGCGGTCGGCGCTGTCGTCGTGGTCCTCGCCGAGGTCGTCGCCGGCGCGCTCGCACTCCTCGGCTGCGACGACCAGCGCGTCGATGAGGTTGCCGACCACCCAGGCCAGCTGAAAGCGCAGCGCCTCGGGTCCGGGACCGAGTGCGCCGGGATCGTCCGCCGTGAGCGCGGCCCGGTAGCGGTCCAGCGCGTCCTCCCAGGCCGCGACGGCCTCCGTCGGATCGTCGGTCCGGAGCCCCGCGTGACAGGCCGACTCGGCCTCGTCGAAGAGGTCGGCCACGGCCTCGCCCAGGTCGTCCTCCAGGTCGTCGACCGTCCCCCAGAGGTAGTCGCTCTCCTCGAGCTCGCCCCGGGCTTTCTCGATCAGGTCGGTGGCCTCATCGGCGGCCTCGAACACGGCGTCGTACTCGCCGGACTCGCGCGCCTCGCGGACCTCCTCCAGCAGCGCCTCGACGCGCTCGGTCCTGGAGATCACTTCGAGGTATCCCAGTTCGGTCTCGACCGGCTCGATCTCCGCCTCCATCAGCTCGGTGGGCACCGCGTCGTCGTGGGTCGCGCAGTGGTGGGCCTTCGAGAGGCGCATCTGCGCGCGCTGGATCTCGCCGGTCGGGTCCCCGCCCGACTCGATGGTCTCGCGGGCCGCCTCCATGGCCTCGCGGGCGCCGGCGAGCGTCTCCTCCAGGTCGGCCCACGCGCTGCCCACGGTGGAGACGTAGGACGCGAGCGCCCCGGCCCGGTCGGTGTCGACGGGCGTGAACTGGACGGACTCGTCGGCCGTCCTGATCTGCAGCGTCGTGCTGAGCAGCCGGTCGTGCATCTCGGCCCTCGTGACCGACGCCAGCTGATACGTGAGTTCGGGCGACTCCGGCTCGCCGCCCAGCAGGAAGAAGATCCGGCGGTTCGTGGCCACGGCGTAGGCGTGGCTGCCGTCCCCGGGTTCGATAGTCGTCGTTCGATCGTCGGTAGTGTGTTCGATCCCCTCGGCACTGGCCGCCGCGGCCTGGACGGCCTCGCCCTCCTCGAGGAGCGGCGCCAGCCGATCGGCGTCGACCTCCGCCGCCGCCGACCCGGAACCGAACGCGTTTGCAATATCGACTCTGTTGAGCATGACCAACCCCCGGTACGTATTGGCACGGTCGTACAATTATAGTCTTCGATGGGGCCGAAAGGAACCGTCGCTGACACGACGACCGCGGCGGCCCGCGCCGTCGGGAGCGGGCAGAGGTCGGACCCCGGAACCCTTTTGCCCCGCACACGCCTATCTCGCGCCACGATGGGCATCGGCGGCTCCGACATGTACCGGCAGCAGATTCTCGACCACTACAAGAACCCGCGCAACTCCGGCGAGCTCGAGGACCCCACGTTCACGCACATCGGGGAGAACCCCATGTGCGGCGACGAGATCGAGATGGACGTCCGCCTCGACGACGACGAGGAGACCATCGAGAGAGTGGCCTTCCGCGGCGACGGCTGCGCCATCTCGCAGGCCTCCGCCTCCATGCTCTCCGAGAAGCTCCACGGCATGCGCGTCGACGAGCTCGAGGAGATGGACCGCGACGACGTCGTCGACATGCTCGGCGTCGACATCTCCCCCATGCGGATCAAGTGCGCGGTACTGGCCGAGAAAGTGGCACAGGACGGCGCGGAGATCTACTTCGGCGAGAAGAACCTCGATCGGACGACGACCGAGGACGACGACGAAGAGACGCCCGACGACGCGTAGCGAGTGTTTCTGCGGCGCTGT of the Halomicrobium salinisoli genome contains:
- a CDS encoding DUF424 domain-containing protein gives rise to the protein MILNERETEEGLLVSVCDPDVMGETFENGKVSLTVDEEFYGGEEADEQAVVESLAKCTTANLVGEESVALAIEHGFVDEENVLDLDGTRHAQLLWM
- a CDS encoding carbohydrate-binding protein, whose protein sequence is MVGSTGRENGGSVSDTGPSEPSGDRTERGGVDERPGRERHEVPGRISGGSYHEYRYVREVDDGPIAEDGGVGWLASDEWLAYDVDVARPGEYEVSARVAAEADYGGGTFGVVVDRTPLKAVTFDATGGWYDWETAGTTVELPAGLHTLRLVVLTGGWNLGSLRIE
- a CDS encoding aminotransferase class V-fold PLP-dependent enzyme; this encodes MEQSERDGLDVERIREDFPILQREFRGEQVAYLDNAATSQTPDQVVDAIAHYYRHTNANVHRGLHHLSQEASVAYEEAHDRVAEFIGAEGREEVVFGKNTTEAINTVAYAWGLAELGPGDEVVLTEMDHHATLVTWQQIAKKTGADVKFARVDDEGYLDLDHLRELVTDDTELVGVPHVSNTLGTIAPVEEIGEIAHDHGALYFVDGAQSVPHMPVDVQAMDADFFAFSGHKMCGPTGIGVLYGKEHLLEEMQPYLYGGMMIEKVTFEDSTWHELPWKFEAGTPPIAQGIALAEACDYLDDIGMERVQRHGERLAEYAHDRLSEFDDITILGPPADDRAALVSFNLDDVHAHDASEILNDYAVAVRAGDHCTQPLHDKLGVPASTRASFYVYNTKEEVDKLVAALDDARQLFA
- a CDS encoding DUF4242 domain-containing protein, with the protein product MSDQDTEDFMILRALDEPITEEELQAAGEESGEALKALREDGVDIEWVESEVLTDEDGQVTGTFCHYRAEDEDAIREHADRAGLPATRIDRRGEPLDGE
- a CDS encoding CNNM domain-containing protein, which codes for MNALELALRLVAGVGLILANAFFVAIEFALTRARQYTEDEFVGDADGALRRAWEMTHDLELYLTTCQVGITASSIAVGIVAEPALAAIFEPLFANTVLASIGSGGILAFLLINLVHLTHGEQTPTYLGVERSRTVCRYGATPLYWFHRLISPVITLGDAVAKWTLRLMGVEMTGAWLETEEDVIESRADLRNRVGSVLEEGDVSEERREEVLNALAVGEQPVREVMLPADEIVALSTAVDPEENFRRMAENPHTRYPLIGEKLTEFEGIVYTPILGRQREALAEGDVDFEALAAPPMTLSPDVDVSDAVDQFQAENQELALVIEDGAVVGMVTVTDMLEAIMGDLEDPIDQGDVAPAGEY
- the sufU gene encoding Fe-S cluster assembly sulfur transfer protein SufU yields the protein MGIGGSDMYRQQILDHYKNPRNSGELEDPTFTHIGENPMCGDEIEMDVRLDDDEETIERVAFRGDGCAISQASASMLSEKLHGMRVDELEEMDRDDVVDMLGVDISPMRIKCAVLAEKVAQDGAEIYFGEKNLDRTTTEDDDEETPDDA